One Chlamydiales bacterium genomic window, TCAGCAATTTACGTATTAGATCAGCACAGTCAAGAACTAGACAGAACTTGTAGAGCTACAAAAGAATCTATTGCTTTCATTACTTCAGAAGCCAAGCAGCAATCCAACTATCGTAGTCCTCCTTATTGGCTAGAAACAGGTGGAATTCATATTGGAATCAAAAATGGAGAGGAATTCAGGCTATACGATTTATTATGTGGGATGCTAATTAGTTCAGCAAATGATGCTTCAAATGTGATTGCAGAAGAAATTGGTGGAACAATCCCGATTTTTATGGGGAGGGTGAATGAGTATTTAAAGAAAATTGGTTGTCTTAACACTTCTTTTAACAATCCTCATGGTTTGCACCATCCTGATCATTTTACTACTCCTTATGATCTGGCAATTATGACAAAAAAAGGGTTAGAAAACCCTATTTTTACAAAAATTGTTTCCACAGTTCGTTATAACTCTCCTCAGACAAATCTAGAATGTGAGAGAACTTTCACGCAAACTAATAAACTTTTACAGAAAGGCCCATTTTTCTATCCAAAAGCTATTGGGGTTAAAACAGGAACAACACAAGCTGCGGGTAAAAACTTAATTGCCGCAGCGCAAGAAAATGGGCGTTGTTTGATTGCTGTTTTGCTTGGCTTACGTGAAACACGGAATGAATTATACCAAGATACTATCAGATTATTTGAGACTGCTTTTAATGAAACTAAGATGCGTCGTTATTTATTAAAAGAAGGATTAACTGA contains:
- a CDS encoding D-alanyl-D-alanine carboxypeptidase family protein, which encodes MKWFLFLFLSIFPLHAKQLDFTTRAEGVILMNAKTGAILFEKNAHHRAFPASTTKIASAIYVLDQHSQELDRTCRATKESIAFITSEAKQQSNYRSPPYWLETGGIHIGIKNGEEFRLYDLLCGMLISSANDASNVIAEEIGGTIPIFMGRVNEYLKKIGCLNTSFNNPHGLHHPDHFTTPYDLAIMTKKGLENPIFTKIVSTVRYNSPQTNLECERTFTQTNKLLQKGPFFYPKAIGVKTGTTQAAGKNLIAAAQENGRCLIAVLLGLRETRNELYQDTIRLFETAFNETKMRRYLLKEGLTDLTKSVRGTKRLLKTAMQKDLYYDFYPSEETSVKAKVKWEISSLPIKAGEKVGRVFLIDNAGNTLQEEDLIAAESLKPNIFYWLFYLISNHLIRVLLIVGISCLVILTVIWRKKNTRPKSNFF